Proteins encoded by one window of Microbacterium testaceum:
- a CDS encoding ABC transporter ATP-binding protein: MSGLRLRGLRIDGPAGAIVRGLDLDVAPGECVAIVGESGTGKSVSARALLGLVPAGLTARTDELEIDGVDARSFGERQWRGLRGHRIALVSQDALVSLDPLRRIGAEVAEPVRIHEPEVRGAALAARVRESLERVSLPEPDARARQYPHELSGGLRQRALIASVLAANPAVLVADEPTTALDATVQARVLDLLRRIADDGVAVVFISHDLGAVARVADRVVVMHEGRVVETGPTAEVLAAPRDPHTRALVAAVSHEPLRRAPRTDAPIFTADALIKRFGERAAVDDVSIEVRRGRTLAVVGESGSGKTTLARLIVGVADPDSGTMTFAGRPWSPGVARGAARTRVQLVQQNPWGALDPRWTVGRTLTEAVAAGGVPRSERRTNVAALLEEVGLSPAFVRRRPAQLSGGQRQRVAIARALAVTPDLLVLDEPVSALDASVRARILDRLRALQAERDLAMVFVTHDLDVVAGIADDVIVMKDGRVVDSGTVSCVFAAPRHPFTRELLAAAGLGVPGA; encoded by the coding sequence ATGAGCGGATTGCGGCTGCGCGGTCTGCGCATCGACGGCCCGGCCGGTGCGATCGTGCGCGGGCTGGACCTCGACGTCGCCCCGGGCGAATGCGTGGCGATCGTGGGGGAGTCGGGCACCGGCAAGTCGGTGAGCGCCCGTGCCCTGCTCGGGCTCGTGCCCGCGGGCCTCACGGCGCGCACCGACGAGCTCGAGATCGACGGCGTCGACGCCCGCTCGTTCGGTGAGCGGCAGTGGCGCGGGCTGCGCGGCCACCGGATCGCCCTGGTCTCACAGGACGCCCTCGTCTCTCTCGACCCGCTGCGACGCATCGGCGCCGAGGTGGCCGAGCCCGTGCGCATCCACGAGCCCGAGGTGCGCGGAGCGGCGCTCGCCGCACGCGTGCGCGAGAGCCTCGAGCGCGTCTCGCTCCCCGAGCCCGACGCGCGAGCGCGGCAGTACCCCCACGAGCTGTCCGGCGGTCTGCGGCAGCGCGCGCTGATCGCCTCGGTGCTGGCCGCGAACCCCGCCGTACTGGTTGCCGACGAGCCCACCACCGCGCTGGATGCCACCGTTCAGGCCCGCGTGCTCGACCTGCTGCGTCGCATCGCCGACGACGGCGTGGCCGTGGTCTTCATCAGCCACGACCTCGGGGCGGTCGCCCGCGTGGCGGATCGCGTCGTCGTGATGCACGAGGGACGCGTCGTCGAGACCGGGCCGACCGCCGAGGTGCTCGCCGCTCCGCGCGACCCGCACACGCGCGCGCTCGTCGCGGCGGTGTCGCACGAGCCGCTCCGCCGGGCACCGCGCACGGACGCCCCGATCTTCACCGCCGACGCACTGATCAAACGTTTCGGCGAGCGGGCCGCGGTCGACGACGTGTCGATCGAGGTGCGCCGCGGTCGGACCCTCGCGGTCGTGGGGGAGTCGGGGTCGGGCAAGACAACCCTTGCGCGCCTGATCGTCGGAGTGGCGGATCCGGATTCCGGGACCATGACGTTCGCGGGACGCCCCTGGTCGCCCGGGGTCGCCCGCGGCGCCGCGCGCACCCGCGTACAGCTCGTGCAGCAGAACCCGTGGGGCGCCCTCGACCCCCGCTGGACCGTGGGTCGCACGCTCACCGAGGCCGTAGCCGCCGGGGGAGTCCCGCGCTCCGAGCGTCGCACTAACGTCGCCGCCCTGCTCGAAGAGGTGGGCCTCTCGCCCGCGTTCGTCCGGCGCCGACCCGCACAGCTGTCGGGCGGACAGCGACAGCGCGTCGCGATCGCCCGCGCCCTCGCCGTGACGCCGGACCTTCTCGTACTCGACGAGCCGGTGTCGGCGCTCGACGCGTCGGTGCGCGCTCGGATCCTCGACCGCCTACGCGCCCTGCAGGCCGAACGCGACCTCGCCATGGTGTTCGTCACGCACGACCTCGACGTGGTCGCCGGTATCGCCGATGACGTGATCGTGATGAAGGACGGGCGCGTCGTCGACTCGGGCACCGTGTCGTGCGTGTTCGCCGCCCCGCGGCATCCGTTCACTCGGGAACTGCTGGCCGCGGCCGGTCTGGGCGTGCCCGGCGCGTGA
- a CDS encoding ABC transporter permease, whose protein sequence is MPRSRSRALLRRLGGIVASVVLVLWGAATLAFVAFRIIPGDPVDVLLGPQAQVSEAVKAGIRSDLGLDRPVLEQYATFLGRLVRGDLGESYQLRQPVVEVIGRQLAPTLQLSALALVIAVVLALASSLMVRGRTGRAVASGIELVVLSSPVFWTGLLLLSVFSFQLGWFPVSGARDAAAIVLPAVTLALPVAALLSQVLRDGVEAAEREPFLTTVRARGATPLRESVHHTLRHASVGGVTLAAYLVGSLLGGAVLVETVFARPGIGRVTLTAITDRDLPVITGVILLSALVFVVVNTVVDLVVPLIDPRLRTAAPALAARTAVPS, encoded by the coding sequence ATGCCACGTTCTCGCTCGCGCGCCCTGCTGAGGCGCCTCGGCGGGATCGTGGCATCCGTCGTCCTGGTGCTGTGGGGGGCGGCGACGCTGGCGTTCGTGGCGTTCCGGATCATCCCGGGCGACCCGGTCGACGTGCTGCTCGGACCGCAGGCGCAGGTGAGCGAGGCGGTCAAGGCGGGCATCCGCAGCGACCTGGGGCTCGACCGGCCCGTGCTCGAGCAGTATGCGACGTTCCTCGGCCGACTCGTGCGCGGCGACCTCGGCGAGTCGTATCAGCTGCGCCAGCCGGTCGTCGAGGTCATCGGGCGCCAGCTCGCCCCGACCCTGCAGCTCTCGGCTCTCGCGCTGGTCATCGCCGTCGTGCTGGCCCTCGCTTCGTCGTTGATGGTGCGCGGGCGGACCGGTCGGGCCGTGGCATCCGGAATCGAACTCGTCGTGCTGTCGTCGCCGGTGTTCTGGACGGGGCTGCTGCTGCTGAGCGTCTTCTCGTTCCAGCTCGGGTGGTTCCCGGTATCGGGGGCGCGGGATGCCGCGGCGATCGTGCTGCCCGCGGTGACCCTGGCCCTGCCGGTCGCGGCCCTGCTGTCGCAGGTGCTGCGCGACGGGGTCGAGGCGGCCGAGCGCGAGCCGTTCCTCACCACCGTGCGCGCCCGCGGCGCGACACCCCTGCGTGAGAGCGTGCACCACACGCTGCGCCACGCGAGCGTCGGGGGAGTGACGCTCGCCGCCTATCTCGTCGGGTCGTTGCTCGGCGGTGCGGTGCTCGTCGAAACCGTGTTCGCCCGGCCCGGCATCGGGCGCGTGACGCTGACCGCGATCACGGATCGCGACCTGCCGGTGATCACCGGCGTGATCCTGCTGAGCGCCCTTGTCTTCGTCGTGGTGAACACCGTGGTCGACCTCGTGGTGCCCCTGATCGACCCGCGGCTGCGGACGGCGGCCCCGGCGCTGGCCGCACGCACGGCGGTGCCCTCATGA
- a CDS encoding ABC transporter permease: MKRRGQAVALGIAGAVLAVIALAAVAPGLLATHDPLLTDVRATLQPPSAAHWFGTDQSGRDVYSRVVYGAGRSVGIGLLATGLALVVGVIAGSLSAVAPRWADAAAMRVVDVLLAFPEFLVALLVVAVLGPGPVNVAVAVTIAAVPVYIRLARAQTRTLAAAEHVEAARTIGVPAAVVHVRHVLPGVLGAVSVLATIGIGTSILAAAGLSFLGLGPTEPTAEWGLMLSAGRNLLLQAPWVAVFPGLAITATVVSVSVIGRVLRARAEERDA; encoded by the coding sequence ATGAAGCGCCGCGGCCAGGCCGTGGCGCTCGGGATCGCCGGTGCCGTGCTCGCCGTCATCGCCCTGGCCGCCGTCGCCCCGGGTCTGCTCGCCACGCACGACCCGCTACTGACCGACGTGCGCGCGACCCTGCAGCCGCCGAGCGCGGCGCATTGGTTCGGCACCGATCAGAGCGGCCGCGACGTGTACTCCCGCGTGGTCTACGGGGCCGGCCGTTCGGTCGGCATCGGCCTGCTCGCCACCGGCCTAGCGCTGGTCGTCGGGGTGATCGCCGGTTCGCTGTCGGCCGTCGCGCCCAGATGGGCGGATGCCGCGGCCATGCGCGTCGTCGACGTGCTGCTGGCGTTTCCCGAGTTCCTGGTCGCCCTGCTGGTCGTCGCGGTGCTCGGCCCCGGCCCGGTCAACGTCGCGGTCGCGGTGACCATCGCCGCGGTACCCGTGTACATCCGCCTGGCGCGGGCGCAGACGCGCACCCTCGCCGCCGCGGAGCACGTCGAGGCCGCACGGACCATCGGGGTTCCCGCCGCCGTCGTGCACGTGCGGCACGTGCTGCCGGGCGTGCTGGGTGCGGTGAGCGTGCTGGCCACGATCGGCATCGGCACCTCGATCCTCGCGGCGGCCGGGCTCAGCTTCCTCGGCCTCGGCCCGACCGAGCCCACCGCCGAATGGGGCCTCATGCTCTCGGCCGGACGCAACCTGCTGCTGCAGGCGCCGTGGGTCGCCGTGTTCCCCGGGCTCGCGATCACCGCGACCGTCGTGAGCGTCAGCGTGATCGGCCGCGTCCTGCGGGCTCGAGCCGAGGAACGCGACGCATGA